Proteins from a genomic interval of Anatilimnocola floriformis:
- a CDS encoding DUF1549 domain-containing protein gives MPVLVCCRSLAIGLVICCSAIVAAQDSLHQRIDAAIEAAAGGELAAPADDSEFVRRIYLDLAGRIPTRDEAAAFIDDKDEGKRTKLIDKLLASDDHVRRLEQVLHVMLTERLGDHEEWRKWLRESVKSNKHWDVFVRELLNPDADNEATRGSALFLSKRLESYGQNPVDVPALVRDVGRLLLGVDVQCAQCHDHLFIDEYKQEHYHGMFAYISQVGLRTDVKYPAVVEKPLLKKVEFMSVFVKEPKTVGPKLPGLEEVSLPTFEKGQEWEVAPDPKTKKPGKVKFSALKNLSEQLPVPTNSLFKKNIANRLWWLMMGRGQVHPLDLMHSANPASHPALLELLADELAGHEFDMRWLLRELALTKTYQRSTLANFETDKVPLHSYRVALEKPLSSEQLLQSMLQATGMASTVTEAKPLTELQAKFDKAFALPAREPEVEHAPSVRAALFLLNDPSVIGWLKPQGDNLAARLDKLTDGNAFADELYLSILTRQPSAEEKKAVADYLTKHADNRPEAIRTLAWSLLASNEFGINH, from the coding sequence TCGCCGCATTTATCTCGATCTCGCCGGCCGCATTCCCACGCGCGACGAAGCGGCTGCCTTCATCGACGACAAAGACGAGGGCAAGCGAACCAAGCTGATCGACAAGCTCCTCGCCAGCGACGATCATGTTCGCCGCCTGGAGCAAGTGCTGCACGTGATGCTCACCGAGCGCCTCGGCGATCACGAGGAATGGCGGAAGTGGCTTCGCGAATCGGTGAAGTCGAACAAGCACTGGGATGTCTTCGTCCGCGAACTGCTCAACCCCGATGCCGACAACGAAGCGACCCGCGGCAGTGCGCTGTTCCTCTCGAAGCGACTCGAGAGCTACGGCCAGAATCCGGTCGATGTGCCCGCCCTCGTGCGCGACGTTGGTCGGCTGCTGCTCGGCGTCGATGTGCAATGTGCTCAGTGCCACGACCATCTCTTCATCGATGAATATAAGCAAGAGCACTACCACGGCATGTTCGCCTACATCAGCCAGGTGGGCTTGCGGACCGATGTGAAGTATCCCGCCGTTGTCGAGAAGCCGCTGCTGAAAAAAGTCGAGTTCATGTCGGTCTTTGTCAAGGAACCAAAAACCGTCGGGCCGAAGTTGCCGGGGCTCGAAGAAGTCTCGCTGCCGACGTTTGAGAAGGGACAGGAATGGGAAGTGGCTCCCGATCCGAAAACGAAGAAGCCCGGCAAAGTGAAATTCAGTGCGCTAAAAAATCTGTCGGAACAATTGCCCGTGCCGACGAATTCGCTTTTCAAAAAGAACATCGCCAATCGACTGTGGTGGCTGATGATGGGCCGCGGTCAGGTTCATCCGCTTGATCTGATGCATAGCGCGAATCCAGCGTCGCATCCTGCCCTGCTCGAACTGCTGGCCGATGAACTCGCCGGGCACGAGTTCGACATGCGCTGGCTGCTTCGCGAGCTGGCCCTCACGAAAACGTATCAACGGAGCACGCTGGCGAATTTTGAAACCGACAAAGTGCCGCTGCATTCGTATCGCGTCGCGCTCGAAAAGCCGCTCTCGTCGGAACAGCTCCTGCAAAGCATGTTGCAAGCCACCGGCATGGCGAGCACCGTTACCGAAGCAAAACCGCTCACCGAACTGCAAGCCAAGTTCGACAAGGCCTTCGCCCTGCCTGCTCGCGAGCCCGAAGTCGAACACGCGCCGTCAGTGCGGGCAGCGTTGTTTCTTTTGAACGATCCCAGCGTCATCGGCTGGCTCAAACCCCAGGGCGACAACCTCGCCGCCCGTTTGGACAAGCTCACCGATGGCAATGCTTTCGCCGACGAACTCTATCTCAGCATTCTGACTCGCCAGCCCAGCGCTGAAGAGAAGAAAGCCGTCGCCGACTATTTAACCAAACACGCCGATAATCGGCCGGAAGCGATTCGCACGTTGGCGTGGAGTTTGCTCGCTTCGAATGAATTCGGGATCAATCACTAA